AATATGTTAAAACTGGCTGTTTGAAAAACTGTGATCCCTCGATGTagtaaaattgtttttatattttaattatttcacaGATGAAATTTGACCAGGAAGGAAATGTGACATCATTTGGTAAGTGAAAATAATTCCTATTAACAATTGACTGACTTCCctgatttgtttaaaatcaaGGTTTTCTCATAAATTGATAATTGTCTATCTCGTATCTGGTAATGTCACCACTTGGCACCAAAGTGTAGGTatcaaaatatctcagaatttcacattttcaagcTAGTCAAGCACAGTTGGACACAATACTGTTGCTCACCACTGCTCTGTTACTTCTGCTGTGACCTGTGCTGTGACCCTCGTGGTTTGACTTTGCTCCCTCACTCTGTTATGTTGCAGAACGAGTTGTTCTTTGTCATTATTGTACAAGATTTGCTAAAATGAACATTCTGGATTTGGTGTAGATTCCTACACCATATGAAGTCAGAAATACATGGCATAGAATTGTGTCTAGATTATTAgtctttgctgctgcttttcttactgaagtaattatttttttctcctacagagaagaagaaaaccgAGCTTTGCCAGGAGCTAAGTCTTCAGGCCAGAGACCTTCGCTTTCAGCACAGTACCAGCCTCACTGCCAGAAACAACTGCATCATCTTACGAATGGCGGTATGCTCTCTTCCTGTCTTATAAGCACACTCAATGAATCATGAGACATTTCTGTCGTCAACCAAATTGAGGAAACATTCTCTGACCAAAAGTTGaggccaaaaataaataaaccaaaaactCTTTTCCTGCTTATGCAGGACTTAAAACAGCTAAATTTTAAACCCGAGACATTCAGCCCGTCTCTAAATGAGACATGATGCCACCACGTGGATGTTATGGTGCAGTTAAGTAATGACAACTGGAAACATTTGCAAAGCAGAAAGATTTATGACGTTCTAGTTTCATAACATTGTTTTCAAggttataaattattttattagaCTATTTCTCAATAATTACAAAGAATAAGATTGTTAATAGAACAAAGTAACAGATTTAATAATGTCAGCAACTAAAATTCAATGCATGTAGCTGATATTACAACTGAGACCGAAAAAATCATTTTGACAAATTGGGATACATTTCGTCTCACACACTCCCCTCCGATCACTTCGACAGTCCATGGGGACAATCCTTAGCCCGCGCCACAATTGACTGTCCaccagagggtgtgtgtgagaaggtgTAGTAGAAGTAACAAGAGTCATGGCGGCTTatcattttacagaatgaaatgttttcttcaggTTGAGGCATATCATCTCTGGTCTCCACCACGGTCACACTGAGGGAGCCACATTGTTGGTCACACCTGATGCCGAGTGAGAGAGCACAAGCAATTCAGGAATTATAAACAAGATCATAAATAGGTATTTTTGCATTCAaattatagaataaaataattggGGGCCTTCTTAATTAACAGTAATCTATAGTGCGGAAGTGGAATAAAAGAAAGAGTGTCATGTCTCAAATCAGAAAAAGGTCAGTATGTTATCTTCAGAGGAAGCAACAGATAGTTTTTAGTTGGAGTTAATCACATTTTCTCGTAACCCCCTGTATTCTCACCTGTCCTTCTTCCTTCCCGTCCCAAACACCCGACACTCCACACACTCCATGTGCTGCTGACATGTGTTCTGACAGTAAGGGCAGCTCTCACAGGTCGGGCCAGTGAATGGTGgctcacatttacatttgccGCACAGACACATCCCTCTACCGCTGCACAGCTGCTGGTTTGTTGCCATACAGGAGGCAGTTTCCatggagcagctgcagtcttcatcGGTCCAGTCGTCCTCACACAAGCAGCGTCCACATTCGCACATCCCATGGCCTCCGCATATTCTGTTGGACATGAATCGTagtcttttaaatatatatctgtatttGTAATTAAGTAGAGTAGACAGGATTAGATAACTGCTTTTCACACATCATACTTGGCGTTGGCGTAAGGACAGTCAAAGTTGCTGCACTCGCAGAATCGTCCGCTGTATCTTTGTTGGGGGTTAGCTCGCGCCTCGCACTCACAGAAGCCGTCCACACACTCCCCCCTGCCGCTGCACACAGGGGCCTTTGGGCGTGAGCGACAGAAGTCTACATTTTGCGAAAAAGATGAATCTTTGTCCCTCTGGCAGTTTTGTCCGGTGTAAGAATCGTAGCACTCACACTGGCCACACATCAGAGCTCCGTGGCCACTGCAGGCAACGCTGCTTTCCTCGCGGCTTCTCGAGCAGTCACACTGacctgaatgaatgaatgaatgtatgtatTCATAGTATTATAGATGAGTGCTGTTTGTTCCTTCTTCTGACACAGTTAACTTCATATTAATTGTACTTATTGAATGAGCTATTTCATTAGGACTGAGTTTATCTCATTGTCTTCATTTCAGGGCTTTTCTAATACTCATCTTTTTCACcatatatataaactatagtCGGGTTCTGCGGTTGTACTCACAATCCAGAGATATTTCTAACTTCACACTCAATGAAAAGCCTCTGGGTGTGATGTGGACAAACCAGGGCCCAGTCTGGTTCTGGTTTGAGTCATCACTCTTACTGGGACACTGGGCAGCCTCCACAGTCACCTAGAGAACAAAGCATTTGTTATTATagcaaaatctgtttttaacatGAGACTTTGGCTCCTAATGTCCTGTGCAATACATCAGTCTACATTTTGGTGACCTGTACAAACAAGGGGTGTCCAGTCATGACTCTACTGAGTGTGATGTTGACTCCCGCTGGCACATTGGTGGTGTCTGTCGTCAGCTCTGGGACAGACTGCTCTGTCGGCATGGTGATAGTTAGAGGGAAAGTCTGGCTCACACCCGGCCTCAAACGGACGGAGAACTCCTGGGGCTGGAGGAACAGGGTCTTGGTATCTGCTGGTTCTGTGCTGCAGAGGTTCAGGAGTCACAAGCAGCATGATGAATAACTAAGAAGTAATTGTGGCCTTGAACAAATTATGAAACTATAATATAGCAACACTTATATCAGCATAATTTgatacatgtttttgtttttccccgTGTGGTTTCACAGAGGATCTTAAAAACTTACCTGCTCTCATTCTTGACCACCTGCACCAAGCCCTGAGGGTTGTATATATGACTTTTAGGGCAGCCTGCTCTCCGCAGCCCCTTCATGCTATGACACCGAATGTCAGGATCAGGGGCAGTGCACCACGCACATTCCGGACCAGACTGGATGCACTCGTCGCAGCTGGAAGCAGATGtgagacatgtttgttttctggccCAGCTGGGACACAGCAGAgccagcagcaggcagagacagagcagcTTCACAGCCATCCTGCAATTAAACATTAGAAGGATGTTATTGAAAGTAGAAATTTAGTCATCAAGCATCAGTTTCAATATAAGAAATTATATAAGCAAAAGAACAaccagtaaaatataaataggcAAAGTTCTCAtatgttaaattattttctatttatctttttttctgtatgttttAATAGTCCAATCTTCTGGGTCacttttaaaactgaaatttaaaaattaattattattattattattattattacacaaaaTACACTGCCTGCTCAACAGCAAAGAAGTAGGACTGGAGTCGGGCCTGTTTGTATTTACTTACAGTTTTAAAACAGTGTCAGGTTTGAAGATGTAAATACACCATGCACCAGCATTAGGAACTGTATTTCTGTCTAAactttaaagataaaacaaaacaaaacaactaatTTTCTTACTAACTAACTAAGTCTTACTTGAccataagaaaaacaaagtaaagaagTGTGCATCAAGTAATCTGCAGTAATATTCATATAAGTTGTAGTTTGTCTGGTGCTGTGATTGATTATGTGctaaataaatctaaaacatCAATAAAGAGCAGTGCTGATGTGTTACCTGAAGTAGTGAAAGCTGTCTGTGCTGTAGCTGCGTCCTGGGCCGACGAGCTTCGGTCGTATATCGGTCCTGTGTGAATTCTGCTTGAGACCCCCTCAGATCACATCTGGGTGCTTGGTTACACAACAACTGTTTCTCAATTACCAGGTCATTCGCTGCAAATATTGACAGATCAGAGTCAACTATTGAGCTTGTAGTCTCCCAAACACAGATCTTCACGCACCGACATAGTTGCACACACTCGTTCACATCAACATGTGAAATGTCCTGTAGATAATCCTGATAGTAAAAAGCCTAAAaggtaaattaaactgagttacTTTTAGGATTCCCAGACTTGGAGTCAGTACTTTCTAATGTAGCTGCCACCATCCCCTTCAGTTGACATGTTCATCTGTGTCCTCTACGTGTGTGGCacctttttcatcctgagataatTGTATTTTTCCAGTTTAACGTCCATCATCAGCACGTCCACTTTCTCACTGTGAATTTGCCTAAActtgtcctgctgttttctcacaagGGATCACACTGACATTTCCAGACAATTTACGATTAGGCTGGCAGGAAtagttctggaaaatgtctggagcaacacACTCTGACATTTACATTCTCACATACACCCCTTCTGGATTTCAGGGAAATGTTCTGACTtccgtgcatgtctgaaagctgctttacCGACGAAATTCATGTAACTTTAAACTGATTCACCTTTATGATCTTTATGAGTACATGTTTCAGTACTTTCTAACATAGCTGCTAACATCCCGCCTGTCTTCCCATAGTCTCTGAAAGCCATCGTAACGCCAGAGTCCCTCTTGGTGTTGGATTTCCGTGGTCTGGGATTGGAACGCTGGTTGGTACTGGAGCTCGCTCCTCAGCTggcctcacagacacactctctgCCCTTTGAGTTCAGAGCACTGGAGGCCATACTGCAGCACAAGGTGAGACTGATTTCAGGGTATCCAAGCATTTTCTAACCAAGATGAAACCTCTTTGTAAACAGAGGACATACGTGAGGTGAAGGCTTGTACATGCGTTTGTTTATGTATCTGTGTCAATAGGTTAACACGCTACAAACCCGGCTGAATGAGGTCGAGCCAGTAATATTGGATGTGTTGGAATCCTTAGTGGATCCTAAAATCCTTTCTGCTGACAGAAGTAAACTACACATACTTCTGCAGAACAGCAAGAGGTAACGCACACAGCCATACAACTTGACATAGCTTGTAAATACTCCTATGAACGAGGCTAGACTAGGTGGAGCAGGGGATTGCAGTTTTCTGTCACTGCTTCTCATCCGCCAACATGCACACTGGTAGTTTTAGACCTTAACATTCACATATCGTCTTGTCTCTCTTGTTTCCCTGACAGTTTATCAGAGTTGGAAACAGACATAAAGGTTTTTAAGGAATCCTTGCTGAAGATTTTGGATGAGGACGAGATTATTGAAGAACTCTGTCTGACCAAGTGGACCGACCCCAGAGTTTTGTATGTtacacatgcactcacatatACTTACACAAATAGTATGAGCAGGTTTCTTGTCAAAGTCTGTTTAAGCCTTGAATAGGattttgctttttgtctgtACTGTTTTGTCCTCATTGGTAGGGTTAGATTATGTCAGGGTTTTGTATTACAGAAACCACTGTTTGGTGGCAGGTAAAAGTTAGGTAGGAGTTTGAAAATCCCAGAAAATGATTGTTTGGGATTAGAGATCAATTTGGTTTCAAGTTGTGCTAATCTATGTGCACAAATAATATTTGCTAAttaatcaaaaacaacagatttgaCTGAAATActtttggatttgtttgtttccaaCTTCAACAACAACTGCAAAGAATGCAAGTGATAATCCTTCACTTTGTTGATGAAATATGGAATGACCATTAAGCATTGATATTGATATACAAAATAAggaaatatttaatgttttataagttATCTGGGTTGTGCAGAGATTTCAATCCAAAGTCAAATGCCTCATCCATTAGGCCACGTGGCCAAATGTGAAGGGATTTATTGATATGACTCTTTGTCTGCCTTTCTAGTGAGGAGAGCAGTTTGGGCATTGACCATGCTGAGGAGATGGAACTGTTACTGGAGAATTACTACATGCAGGTATCACCATCCCACATAGCAACTCTggcagtttttttattattattaattctaaTTTTAGATATTCAAATTGACTAGTGTATGCTCCTCAAtggattaatttaatttgtctgaAATTGTGAACTAACTACAATGCAGTGACTCAACTGAAGCAGATTCAAAGCTACAAGGAGATTTTCATAATGGTCTCTTTAAGACTTGTGgacaaaatgacacatttttttgtcttcaaaAGTTGTATCTcctattctgtttgttttgatttgaaaaacaatacaatattaatGTCATCTAatcaaaatctgaaataaatattgttgCCTGGGGGGGAGATGGGTCAtgtacagtgagtgagagtgtgcgTTGATTGTGAGTGAATGTGAACTGCTCCATTCAGGCTGAGGAGCTGGGGAACAAGGCCAGAGAACTGAAAGGGCTGATAGACGACTCTGAGAGTGTCATCTTTATCAATCTAGACAGgtacactgaacacacacacacacacacacacacacacacacacacacacacacactgggtgtACACTACCTATACCATTACCtacagtatgtgtatgtataatCTTGAATAACTCACAACCCAGTGATTATAAGAGCTGGAAGTAGAGGTACCTTTAACTGCCTTATTATTCTGTGGTATGCAGAATATGTTTACTGTTCATAGTGTGTTTTTATAAGACTTATCATTTACAGCATTTTGTGTGAAACTGCTTTGATAACATTGAAACTCACAATGGGTGTAATTGCTGTTCTCTTTTCGCTCTG
Above is a genomic segment from Hippoglossus stenolepis isolate QCI-W04-F060 chromosome 8, HSTE1.2, whole genome shotgun sequence containing:
- the mrs2 gene encoding magnesium transporter MRS2 homolog, mitochondrial, with the protein product MSACVKAVWGGGGVETRLHRLLLAGCTSCTRVYLPFSGNFYPKRPFTCLSAFSSSRRGVTRGLCPPKYTVPAGNRDVSVHSSRSYSDAGSRHQHRTCQSGVGRKEKLLQEGASWPVSLVRCRVTDAPISSVLPAFVVMKFDQEGNVTSFEKKKTELCQELSLQARDLRFQHSTSLTARNNCIILRMASLKAIVTPESLLVLDFRGLGLERWLVLELAPQLASQTHSLPFEFRALEAILQHKVNTLQTRLNEVEPVILDVLESLVDPKILSADRSKLHILLQNSKSLSELETDIKVFKESLLKILDEDEIIEELCLTKWTDPRVFEESSLGIDHAEEMELLLENYYMQAEELGNKARELKGLIDDSESVIFINLDSHRNVMMRLNLQLTMGSFSLTLFGLIGVAFGMNLTSCFEEDPRVFWLVTGFMFLGSGLIWRRLLSFLGRHLEPSLIPPVWKRSLKASDVKPGIR
- the LOC118114041 gene encoding integrin beta-1-A isoform X1, translated to MAVKLLCLCLLLALLCPSWARKQTCLTSASSCDECIQSGPECAWCTAPDPDIRCHSMKGLRRAGCPKSHIYNPQGLVQVVKNESSTEPADTKTLFLQPQEFSVRLRPGVSQTFPLTITMPTEQSVPELTTDTTNVPAGVNITLSRVMTGHPLFVQVTVEAAQCPSKSDDSNQNQTGPWFVHITPRGFSLSVKLEISLDCQCDCSRSREESSVACSGHGALMCGQCECYDSYTGQNCQRDKDSSFSQNVDFCRSRPKAPVCSGRGECVDGFCECEARANPQQRYSGRFCECSNFDCPYANAKICGGHGMCECGRCLCEDDWTDEDCSCSMETASCMATNQQLCSGRGMCLCGKCKCEPPFTGPTCESCPYCQNTCQQHMECVECRVFGTGRKKDRCDQQCGSLSVTVVETRDDMPQPEENISFCKMISRHDSCYFYYTFSHTPSGGQSIVARAKDCPHGLSK
- the LOC118114041 gene encoding integrin beta-1 isoform X2; the protein is MAVKLLCLCLLLALLCPSWARKQTCLTSASSCDECIQSGPECAWCTAPDPDIRCHSMKGLRRAGCPKSHIYNPQGLVQVVKNESSTEPADTKTLFLQPQEFSVRLRPGVSQTFPLTITMPTEQSVPELTTDTTNVPAGVNITLSRVMTGHPLFVTVEAAQCPSKSDDSNQNQTGPWFVHITPRGFSLSVKLEISLDCQCDCSRSREESSVACSGHGALMCGQCECYDSYTGQNCQRDKDSSFSQNVDFCRSRPKAPVCSGRGECVDGFCECEARANPQQRYSGRFCECSNFDCPYANAKICGGHGMCECGRCLCEDDWTDEDCSCSMETASCMATNQQLCSGRGMCLCGKCKCEPPFTGPTCESCPYCQNTCQQHMECVECRVFGTGRKKDRCDQQCGSLSVTVVETRDDMPQPEENISFCKMISRHDSCYFYYTFSHTPSGGQSIVARAKDCPHGLSK